From Rissa tridactyla isolate bRisTri1 chromosome 7, bRisTri1.patW.cur.20221130, whole genome shotgun sequence, a single genomic window includes:
- the DHRS13 gene encoding dehydrogenase/reductase SDR family member 13, whose product MGWALLGAGLLLALYTLLRHGLRPAVPPPRSPAALRGRTAIVTGGSGGIGAATALELARGGARVVLAARDALRGEAAARRIRTETGNPEVRFMQLDLASLRSVRAFASAFLRQEPHLHLLINNAGVSAGGTTEDGFSLSFQVNHLGHFLLTQLLLERLQSCAPSRVVIVASRAHCAGRLHPDTLGRPPPGPLSAFQDYCNSKLANMLHARELATRLQGTQVTCYAVHPGFVNTELFRHTPLWLKPFFLPLVWLFFREAAEGAQTSLHCATQEGLECFSGRYFDDCRLQEPWPLARDDRLARALWEASERLVGLVGAGESPSPAPAAVRQ is encoded by the exons ATGGGGTGGGCGCTGCTGGGtgcggggctgctgctggccctctACACGCTGCTTCGCCACGGGCTGCGCCccgccgtccccccgccccgctcccccgccgcgcTCCGCGGCCGCACCGCCATCGTCACCG GGGGAAGCGGCGGCATCGGGGCGGCCACGGCGCTGGAGCTGGCCCGCGGCGGGGCCCGCGTCGTGCTGGCGGCCCGCGACGCCCTGCGGGGGGAGGCCGCCGCCCGCCGCATCCGCACG GAGACGGGGAACCCGGAGGTGCGGTTCATGCAGCTGGACCTGGCCAGCCTACGCTCGGTACGAGCCTTCGCCAGCGCCTTCCTGCGCCAGGAGCCCCACCTGCACCTCCTCATCAACAACGCGG GGGTGAGCGCCGGGGGCACGACAGAGGATGGCTTCAGCCTCTCCTTCCAGGTGAACCACCTGGGCCACTTCTTGctcacccagctgctgctggagcggCTGCAGAGCTGCGCGCCCAGCCGCGTGGTCATCGTCGCTTCCCGCGCCCACTGCGCCGGCCGCCTGCACCCCGACACCCTGGGCCGCCCACCCCCTGGGCCGCTGTCAGCCTTCCAGGACTACTGCAACAGCAAGCTGGCCAACATGCTGCACGCCCGCGAGCTGGCCACGCGCCTGCAGGGCACCCAGGTGACGTGCTACGCTGTGCACCCAG GGTTCGTCAACACGGAGCTCTTCCGCCACACGCCACTCTGGCTGAAGCCGTTCTTCCTGCCGCTGGTCTGGCTCTTCTTCCGCGAGGCGGCCGAAGGCGCCCAGACCTCCCTGCACTGCGCCACGCAGGAGGGCCTCGAGTGCTTCAGCGGCCGCTACTTCGACGACTGTCGCCTGCAGGAGCCGTGGCCACTGGCCCGCGACGACCGGCTTGCCCGGGCGCTCTGGGAGGCCAGCGAGAGGCTGGTGGGGCTggttggggctggggagagccctTCGCCAGCCCCTGCTGCTGTCAGGCAATAA